A single Vicugna pacos chromosome 15, VicPac4, whole genome shotgun sequence DNA region contains:
- the UBXN2A gene encoding UBX domain-containing protein 2A isoform X2, with amino-acid sequence MKEVDNLESIKEEWVCETGSDHQPLSDNRQTNCEYFVDSLFEEAQKVGAKCLTPTEQKKQVDVSIKLWKNGFTVNDDFRSYSDGASQQFLNSIKKGELPLELQGVFDKEEVDVEVEDKKNEVCMSTKPVFQPFSGQGHRLGSATPKIVSKAKSIEVENKNKLSTVPLNNLEPITNIQIWLANGKRIVQKFNISHRISHIKDFIEKYQGSQRSPPFSLATALPFLKLLDETLTLEEADLQNAVIIQRLKKTAEPFKELS; translated from the exons ATGAAAGAAGTAGATAATCTTGAAAGTATAAAAGAAGAATG gGTTTGTGAAACAGGATCTGACCACCAGCCTCTTAGTGATAATCGACAGACAAATTGTGAATATTTTGTTGACAGTCTTTTTGAGGAAGCTCAGAAGGTTGGTGCCAAATGTTTGACCCCAACTGAACAAAAGAAACAG GTAGATGTAAGtataaaattatggaaaaatGGATTCACAGTCAATGATGATTTCAGAAGTTATTCTGATGGTGCAAGTCAGCAGTTTCTGAACTCCATCAAAAAAGG GGAATTACCTTTAGAATTACAGGGAGTCTTTGATAAAGAGGAGGTGGATGTTGAAGTTGAagataagaaaaatgaagtaTGTATGTCAACGAAGCCTGTGTTCCAGCCCTTCTCAGGACAGGGTCACAGACTGGGAAG TGCCACACCAAAAATTGTTTCTAAAGCAAAGAGTATTGAagtagagaataaaaataagttgTCGACTGTTCCACTAAACAATCTGGAACCCATCACTAATATACAGATCTGGTTAGCCAATGGGAAAAGGATTGTCCAGAAATTTAACATTTCTCATAG GATAAGCCACATCAAAGACTTCATCGAAAAATACCAAGGATCTCAAAGAAGTCCTCCCTTTTCCCTGGCAACAGCTCTTCCTTTCCTCAAATTGCTAGATGAAACACTCACACTGGAAGAAGCAGATTTGCAGAATGCTGTAATCATTCAGAGACTCAAGAAAACTGCTGAACCTTTTAAAGAACTTTCATAA
- the UBXN2A gene encoding UBX domain-containing protein 2A isoform X1: MPHFQRRTLQKHSTEMQSTSVWGGHFLVRQKRMKEVDNLESIKEEWVCETGSDHQPLSDNRQTNCEYFVDSLFEEAQKVGAKCLTPTEQKKQVDVSIKLWKNGFTVNDDFRSYSDGASQQFLNSIKKGELPLELQGVFDKEEVDVEVEDKKNEVCMSTKPVFQPFSGQGHRLGSATPKIVSKAKSIEVENKNKLSTVPLNNLEPITNIQIWLANGKRIVQKFNISHRISHIKDFIEKYQGSQRSPPFSLATALPFLKLLDETLTLEEADLQNAVIIQRLKKTAEPFKELS; the protein is encoded by the exons ATGCCGCATTTCCAAAGGCGAACCCTGCAAAAGCACAGTACAGAAATGCAGAGCACGTCTGTTTGGGGTGGCCATTTCTTAG TAAGGCAGAAGAGAATGAAAGAAGTAGATAATCTTGAAAGTATAAAAGAAGAATG gGTTTGTGAAACAGGATCTGACCACCAGCCTCTTAGTGATAATCGACAGACAAATTGTGAATATTTTGTTGACAGTCTTTTTGAGGAAGCTCAGAAGGTTGGTGCCAAATGTTTGACCCCAACTGAACAAAAGAAACAG GTAGATGTAAGtataaaattatggaaaaatGGATTCACAGTCAATGATGATTTCAGAAGTTATTCTGATGGTGCAAGTCAGCAGTTTCTGAACTCCATCAAAAAAGG GGAATTACCTTTAGAATTACAGGGAGTCTTTGATAAAGAGGAGGTGGATGTTGAAGTTGAagataagaaaaatgaagtaTGTATGTCAACGAAGCCTGTGTTCCAGCCCTTCTCAGGACAGGGTCACAGACTGGGAAG TGCCACACCAAAAATTGTTTCTAAAGCAAAGAGTATTGAagtagagaataaaaataagttgTCGACTGTTCCACTAAACAATCTGGAACCCATCACTAATATACAGATCTGGTTAGCCAATGGGAAAAGGATTGTCCAGAAATTTAACATTTCTCATAG GATAAGCCACATCAAAGACTTCATCGAAAAATACCAAGGATCTCAAAGAAGTCCTCCCTTTTCCCTGGCAACAGCTCTTCCTTTCCTCAAATTGCTAGATGAAACACTCACACTGGAAGAAGCAGATTTGCAGAATGCTGTAATCATTCAGAGACTCAAGAAAACTGCTGAACCTTTTAAAGAACTTTCATAA
- the MFSD2B gene encoding sphingosine-1-phosphate transporter MFSD2B, translating to MAVSSEGTAAPAVEAPLTLREAQAFEADSDSRAGRLSFCTKVCYGIGGVPNQVASSAVAFYLQLFLLDVAQISAAQVSLVLFGGKVFGAAADPLAGFFINRSRRTGSGRLMPWVLGCMPFIALAYFFLWYLSPFNSLRGLWYMTFYYLFQALATFFQVPYTALIMLLTPNPRERDSGTAYRMTMEMAGTLMGATIHGLIVSGAHGSQRCEEATFPGQVAVAPSAARLYSIAAAVVAVTYPVCSGLLCLGVKERPDPSATAAGQGLSFLSGLCLTVRHPPYLKLVISFLFISAAVQVEQSYLVLFCTHASRLHDHVQNVVLTILVSAVLSTPLWEWLLQRFGKRMSAFGICGIVPFAILLAAVPTAPVAYVVAFVSGVSIAVSLLLPWSMLPDVVDDFQLQHQHQHGPGLETIFYSSYVFFTKLSGAGALGISTLSLDFAGYEAGACKQAEQVVVTLKVLIGAVPTCMILTGVCILMVGPTPKVPRQDTPRPRSLRRRTSYSLA from the exons ATGGCGGTGTCCTCAGAAGGGACTGCCGCCCCGGCGGTTGAGGCGCCGCTGACCCTGCGGGAAGCGCAAGCCTTCGAGGCCGACTCG GACAGCAGAGCTGGTCGCCTCTCATTCTGTACAAAGGTGTGTTATGGCATTGGCGGGGTTCCCAACCAGGTGGCCTCAAGCGCCGTAGCCTTTTACCTGCAACTCTTCCTGCTTGATGTGGCACAG atctctgctgcccAGGTGTCACTTGTCCTGTTTGGAGGGAAGGTGTTTGGGGCAGCTGCCGACCCTCTGGCTGGGTTCTTCATCAACAGAAGCAGGAGGACAGGGTCTGGACGACTCATGCCCTG GGTGCTGGGCTGCATGCCCTTCATTGCCTTGGCCTACTTCTTCCTGTGGTACCTGTCCCCCTTCAACAGCCTGCGAGGCCTCTGGTACATGACCTTCTACTACCTGTTCCAGGCTCTGGCCACG TTCTTCCAGGTGCCCTACACAGCACTGATCATGCTCCTGACCCCCAACCCCAGGGAGCGGGACTCCGGCACTGCATACC GGATGACCATGGAGATGGCAGGGACACTGATGGGCGCCACCATCCATGGACTCATTGTGTCTGGTGCCCACGGGTCCCAAAGGTGTGAGGAGGCCACGTTCCCAGGGCAGGTGGCCGTTGCCCCCAGTGCG GCTCGTCTCTACTCCATTGCAGCCGCTGTGGTTGCTGTGACTTACCCTGTGTGCAGTGGTTTGCTCTGCCTCGGCGTGAAGGAGCGACCAG ACCCCTCTGCCACAGCCGCTGGCCAGGGCCTGAGCTTCCTGTCTGGGCTGTGCCTCACAGTCCGGCACCCGCCCTACCTGAAGCTGGTCATCTCCTTCCTGTTCATCTCAGCAGCCGTTCAG GTGGAGCAGAGCTACCTTGTCCTGTTCTGTACACACGCCTCCCGGCTACATGACCATGTCCAGAACGTGGTGCTAACCATCCTG GTCTCAGCAGTCCTGAGCACCCCACTCTGGGAGTGGCTTCTACAGCGATTTGGGAAGAGGATGTCGGCCTTCGGTATCTGT GGGATAGTGCCGTTTGCAATCCTGTTGGCTGCTGTGCCCACAGCACCCGTGGCGTATGTCGTGGCCTTTGTGTCTGGCGTGAGCATTGCTGTGTCCTTGCTGCTGCCCTG GTCCATGCTTCCAGATGTGGTGGATGACTTCCAGctgcagcaccagcaccagcacggccCAGGGCTGGAGACCATCTTCTACTCATCCTATGTCTTCTTCACCAAGCTTTCAGGCGCAGGCGCCCTGGGCATCTCCACTCTCAGCCTGGA CTTTGCGGGCTATGAGGCAGGAGCCTGCAAGCAGGCGGAGCAGGTGGTGGTGACCCTCAAAGTCCTCATCGGTGCCGTGCCTACCTGCATGATTCTCACCGGTGTGTGCATCCTCATGGTCGGCCCCACTCCAAAGGTGCCACGTCAGGACACCCCCCGCCCGCGGAGCCTTCGGAG GAGGACCAGCTACAGCCTCGCTTGA